A genomic segment from Daphnia carinata strain CSIRO-1 chromosome 1, CSIRO_AGI_Dcar_HiC_V3, whole genome shotgun sequence encodes:
- the LOC130693175 gene encoding vitellogenin-like, translated as MPSTNTEWFGLIKMKLLALFLVIAVGCCAGKSVEGPRRALVTIQGTGDVSGKLMMEQASVSSPVKIRGVIYGLEPGLHGIHVHAGTSLGVQCENVGERLFDADKREHEKLAGHLGNVKTFSGVPSRTDISLISSLVSLFEDHSRSVLNQVLVVHALPDDLALVNKKVKDLPESHILACGLILSNKVEAFQSIEKESILLGLEAPFQIGKIEQRILSGEQSWENVRHPHYGATEGQKVPSNLNLEGIERPTNVDSLTLETAAPTRKVWMAGYTYEYDYAGWTSTGIMGISTKVSGGSIKGRLTIEPVDESTAVVALLATKGKQFNEDVMEKYSEVDPGQEVRIIDQEHLEKPFQVKFVSGKVESVAIGKEEPLWIVNFKRALAAQIQLQLDGASGVFQQGEYDNYYAENTVYHAMEGCATGECQTWYHISRLPVEVVEAEPKLLPAPELCQNFPIYEIVKNRDLDKCRILPIFNYNSNQGLQCSLVNGAGCENKMSHSDTVRIIGCTSTEGHFIVQRVKSVDKLVVKPFSYETEATEGLTIQHLTLKSATPTGYSKLVSRISPDVHIYQTLAYSYDSDYKTQGPLMGKPTLRNVNSPMVLEVKPDILKKEALRLLSEIISDVESEAYYVDPATKYTSDKINMLRRALASLEYNELMGFVSQVWENKEWSTSNQIVVDALMLSGTNPSLMLVREYILKGKIVGEQAVQAISALVPIVQTPTKELLTSLMELLKSEVVQSHRQLKITTALAASRLVYQACVNTTLGLNMFPKLVMGEFCNPSDSIVASQLVPWLAEQVKVARDAGERMAFLTALGNIGHEMIVPFVKPFITSCEPSTHYENEWYERNQRDLVSLSKKEMRKKWLEAKKTLNLKKYEQEQEDMVYSQSEDWEDEALCNLVRTKAIFALATLAAEKKEIVGTLLMPIYFNKAEETEVRLAALSLLFFSNPPQAFWTRVALSTWYEPNDQISHFIYTTIASKVANKNPIDREVTVRAEAVIALMKPMFWTSHAALNYQKAGYSEKTRLGYMTETVNFPGFESFIPSHHYSSLSVAMGPWFTKLMDFSIDSKHAEKFIDRLLGKPGLRFKQNKDESSIISPELEKIHNELKIEARATGQPELYIYLNFLDNYQRFFTINPRTIIKMIEKQILQSGFRENAGKLDINFHKFLPLLDSFVRVPSAMGLAYTWTSYHTVFVSLKSKIEGGFSMSSLNAKLEGALKPVIVSKMTTRLMVETPFTRSYPTTGVDLEWAVALPGLFSVEGDWKTGKIQTSWETLGEKLRIVKHSVVPFTTIRKITDFTPAILLSETKRISWTEEPKENKITFGEKQLGMNFVFVERGETLALAQPFVYSKDWFGTLAFAASPSTLRQREWSLYLDNASSETKAIKTIISISTKSDSKFESPLAGHLHAKSLFDTIYGDKIKSKQYLKQQDSQWESQKFQHVFQTLTNPTGYSLDFTAELLPKSSSIQARRIGSSIVYGMDGKSHRGSLMVERRDEVEGQNNFVLCAEVDAQFPDNLVFKRKELIKDETERRSTIKIGFGKSCTEDRKITVATTWTRSEEDISPSLRNQWEKTQCQKQETLGRGMSDECIAARRLSSILNKAIMTIKYNEMPALVRNATIKASNLVRHWLGPYMSDNQVEVMNTQNQITVESVYYPLAGSMDVKVFKPYSNVFFRGIEIHPVAEVVLPKRMAVPRSVLAAPGVCLIGSETVTTFDGLFYNASLSGCDQVLTKDCSGRYKLAVLSRVEGNQKIVTVLLNKEKIEVFAAQQKVKVNGMEISISSQSYVVKNAENQILAVIKKTADNFVEVDSSVSHMIRVLTDANEVVVLGSPIHRGRLCGLCGSQTGNKVTDLTGPRQCSIPRDLMDVAYELKHPAGCKSDISSSDVAELRRIQEECLKEKSETVFGISDVTPLLPKFQQNILSSQTFRRPSQWTVYRNKMVVQDNKRCFSTESVPKCAEGTRAQETVERKLGFHCIPKNVLSEKLNEELSRRPLDELMGKQVDTTRVFNVPTLCIPF; from the exons ATGCCAAGTACCAACACCGAGTGGTTCGGGCtgataaaaatgaaactccTTGCACTCTTTCTCG TTATTGCCGTTGGATGTTGCGCTGGAAAATCTGTTGAGGGCCCTCGTCGTGCTTTGGTTACCATCCAGGGAACTGGTGATGTTAGCGGCAAACTCATGATGGAACAGGCTTCCGTCAGCAGCCCAGTCAAGATCCGCGGTGTCATTTATGGCTTGGAGCCCGGTCTCCATGGCATTCATGTCCACGCTGGAACATCATTGGGCGTTCAGTGCGAAAATGTCGGTGAACGACTTTTCGATGCTGACAAGCGTGAACACGAGAAATTGGCTGGCCACCTAGGCAACGTCAAG acATTCTCGGGTGTGCCTTCTCGCACCGACATCAGCCTGATTTCCTCGTTGGTGTCCCTGTTTGAAGACCATTCTCGCAGTGTTTTGAACCAAGTTCTCGTCGTCCATGCTCTTCCCGATGATTTGGCCCTCGTCAACAAAAAAGTCAAGGATTTGCCTGAAAGCCACATTTTGGCTTGCGGTCTGATCCTCTCCAACAAAGTTGAGGCTTTCCAGTCCATCGAGAAGGAGTCTATCCTTTTGGGTTTGGAGGCTCCATTCCAAATCGGCAAGATCGAACAACGCATCTTGAGTGGAGAACAATCGTGGGAAAATGTTCGCCATCCTCATTACGGAGCCACCGAAGGTCAGAAGGTACCCTCCAACTTGAATTTGGAAGGTATCGAACGCCCCACTAACGTCGATAGCCTGACCCTTGAAACTGCTGCCCCGACTcgcaaag TCTGGATGGCCGGTTACACCTACGAATACGATTACGCCGGCTGGACCTCTACTGGTATCATGGGCATCAGCACCAAGGTTTCCGGTGGTTCCATCAAGGGACGTTTGACCATTGAGCCCGTCGATGAGAGCACCGCCGTTGTTGCT CTGCTCGCCACCAAGGGCAAGCAATTCAACGAAGATGTCATGGAGAAGTACTCCGAAGTCGATCCCGGACAGGAAGTCCGCATCATCGACCAAGAACACCTCGAGAAGCCCTTCCAAGTCAAGTTCGTCTCCGGCAAG GTCGAGAGCGTCGCCATTGGCAAAGAAGAGCCCTTGTGGATCGTTAACTTCAAGCGCGCTTTGGCTGCCCAGATCCAGCTCCAGCTCGATGGAGCCTCTGGTGTCTTCCAACAGGGTGAATACGACAACTACTACGCCGAGAACACCGTCTACCACGCCATGGAG GGATGTGCTACTGGTGAATGCCAAACCTGGTACCACATCAGCCGTCTACCCGTCGAAGTTGTTGAGGCTGAGCCTAAACTTCTGCCCGCCCCCGAGCTCTGCCAGAACTTCCCCATCTACGAGATCGTGAAGAACCGCGATTTGGACAAATGCCGCATTCTGCCCATCTTCAACTACAACAGCAACCAGGGTCTGCAATGCAGCTTGGTCAACGGAGCCGGCTGCGAGAACAAAATGTCG CACTCTGACACTGTTAGAATCATCGGTTGTACCTCCACTGAGGGTCACTTCATCGTCCAGCGCGTCAAGTCCGTTGACAAGTTGGTCGTCAAGCCCTTCAGCTACGAGACTGAAGCCACCGAAGGTTTGACCATCCAGCACTTGACTTTGAAGTCTGCCACCCCCACTGGCTACTCCAAGTTGGTTTCCCGCATCTCCCCCGATGTCCACATCTACCAGACTTTGGCTTACTCTTATGACTCCGACTACAAGACCCAAGGACCCCTTATGGGCAAGCCTACTCTCCGCAACGTCAACTCTCCGATGGTCCTTGAAGTCAAGCCTGATATCCTTAAAAAGGAAGCTCTCCGTCTGCTTTCTGAAATCATCAGCGATGTTGAGTCTGAGGCTTACTACGTCGACCCCGCTACCAAGTACACTTCTGACAAAATCAACATGCTCCGCAGAGCTCTGGCTTCACTCGAATACAACGAGCTTATGGGTTTCGTTTCCCAGGTTTGGGAAAACAAGGAATGGAGCACCTCCAa CCAAATTGTTGTCGACGCTTTGATGCTTTCTGGCACCAACCCTTCTTTGATGTTGGTCCGCGAATACATCCTTAAGGGTAAGATCGTTGGTGAACAAGCCGTCCAGGCTATCTCCGCCCTCGTACCGATTGTTCAGACTCCCACCAAGGAGCTTTTGACCAGCTTGATG GAACTTTTGAAGTCCGAAGTCGTTCAGAGCCACCGCCAGCTCAAGATCACCACCGCTCTTGCCGCTTCCCGCTTGGTCTACCAGGCTTGCGTCAACACCACTCTTGGTTTGAACATGTTCCCCAAGTTGGTTATGGGCGAGTTCTGCAACCCCAGCGACTCCATCGTCGCCAGCCAGTTGGTCCCTTGGCTCGCCGAGCAGGTTAAGGTTGCCCGTGACGCTGGAGAGCGCATGGCTTTCTTGACTGCTTTGGGTAACATTGGCCACGAGATGATCGTTCCCTTCGTCAAGCCCTTCATCACCAGCTGCGAACCCAGCACTCACTACGAAAACGAATGGTACGAGCGCAACCAACGCGATCTAGTCTCCTTGTCAAAGaaggaaatgaggaagaagTGGTTGGAAGCCAAAAAGACCCTCAACTTGAAAAAATACGAACAGGAACAGGAAGATATGGTTTACTCCCAATCTGAGGACTGGGAAGATGAGGCTCTCTGCAACCTCGTCCGCACCAAGGCTATCTTCGCTTTGGCCACTTTGGCTGCTGAGAAGAAGGAGATCGTCGGTACCCTGCTGATGCCCATCTACTTCAACAAGGCTGAGGAAACCGAGGTCCGTTTGGCCGCTCTTTCCCTGCTCTTCTTCAGCAACCCTCCCCAGGCTTTCTGGACCCGCGTTGCTTTGAGCACCTGGTACGAGCCCAACGACCAGATCTCCCACTTCATCTACACCACCATCGCCAGCAAGGTCGCCAACAAGAACCCCATCGACCGTGAGGTGACTGTCCGCGCTGAAGCCGTCATTGCATTGATGAAGCCCATGTTCTGGACTTCCCACGCTGCTCTCAACTACCAGAAGGCTGGTTACTCCGAGAAGACCCGTCTTGGTTACATGACCGAGACCGTCAACTTCCCCGGCTTCGAGTCCTTCATCCCCTCTCACCACTACAGCAGCTTGTCCGTCGCCATGGGCCCCTGGTTCACCAAGTTGATGGACTTCTCCATCGACAGCAAGCACGCTGAGAAGTTCATCGATCGCCTGTTGGGCAAGCCCGGACTCCGCTTCAAGCAGAACAAGGACGAGTCTTCCATCATCAGCCCCGAGTTGGAGAAGATCCACAATGAGCTGAAGATTGAGGCCCGCGCCACTGGCCAGCCTGAGCTCTACATCTACTTGAACTTCTTGGACAACTACCAGCGTTTCTTCACCATCAACCCCCGCACCATCATCAAGATGATTGAAAAGCAGATCCTGCAATCAGGCTTCCGCGAGAACGCCGGTAAATTGGATATCAACTTCCATAAATTCCTGCCTCTTTTGGACTCGTTTGTCCGCGTTCCATCTGCCATGGGTTTGGCTTACACCTGGACCAGCTACCACACCGTTTTCGTTTCTCTTAAGTCCAAGATTGAGGGTGGCTTCTCCATGTCTTCCTTGAACGCCAAGTTGGAAGGTGCCTTGAAGCCCGTCATCGTTTCCAAGATGACCACCCGCCTGATGGTCGAGACTCCCTTCACCCGCTCTTACCCCACCACCGGTGTTGACTTGGAATGGGCCGTCGCTCTGCCCGGTCTCTTCTCCGTTGAGGGTGACTGGAAGACTGGCAAGATCCAGACTTCCTGGGAAACCTTGGGCGAGAAGCTCCGCATCGTCAAGCACTCCGTCGTCCCCTTCACCACCATCCGCAAGATCACCGACTTCACTCCCGCTATCCTCCTCTCCGAGACCAAGCGCATCTCCTGGACTGAAGAGCCCAAGGAG AACAAGATCACCTTCGGTGAGAAACAGCTCGGCATGAACTTCGTTTTTGTTGAACGTGGTGAAACCTTGGCCCTTGCTCAGCCATTTGTTTACAGCAAGGACTGGTTCGGTACCTTGGCTTTTGCTGCCTCGCCATCCACCCTTCGCCAGCGCGAGTGGAGCTTGTACCTCGACAATGCCTCATCTGAGACCAAGGCTATTAAGACCATCATCTCTATCT CTACCAAGTCCGACTCCAAGTTCGAATCTCCCCTCGCCGGCCATCTCCACGCCAAGTCTCTCTTCGACACCATCTATGGTGACAAGATCAAGAGCAAACAGTACTTAAAACAGCAGGACAGCCAATGGGAATCGCAGAAGTTCCAACACGTCTTCCAAACCCTGACCAACCCCACCGGATATTCTTTGGATTTCACCGCCGAACTTCTCCCCAAGTCTTCATCGATCCAGGCTCGCCGCATCGGCTCCTCCATCGTCTACGGCATGGACGGAAAGTCCCACCGTGGAAGTCTTATGGTTGAGAGACGCGATGAAGTTGAAGGCCAGAACAACTTCGTGCTCTGCGCCGAAGTTGACGCTCAATTCCCCGATAACTTGGTTTTCAAACGCAAAGAACTGATCAAGGATGAAACTGAACGTCGTTCTACCATCAAGATTGGCTTTGGAAAGTCTTGCACTGAGGACCGCAAGATTACTGTTGCT accacCTGGACTCGCAGCGAGGAAGACATCTCTCCTTCCCTGCGCAACCAATGGGAAAAGACCCAGTGCCAGAAACAGGAAACTTTGGGCCGTGGTATGAGCGATGAATGCATTGCTGCTCGCCGTCTGTCTTCAATCCTGAACAAGGCCATCATGACCATCAAGTACAACGAG ATGCCCGCTCTTGTTCGCAATGCCACCATTAAGGCCTCCAACCTCGTCCGCCACTGGTTGGGTCCCTACATGTCTGACAACCAAGTCGAAGTTATGAACACTCAGAACCAGATCACCGTCGAGAGTGTCTACTACCCGTTGGCTGGATCCATGGATGTTAAAGTGTTCAAGCCTTACTCCAATGTTTTCTTCCGCGGAATCGAAATCCACCCCGTTGCTGAAGTCGTCTTGCCCAAGCGTATGGCTGTTCCCCGCTCTGTTTTGGCTGCCCCTG GTGTGTGCTTGATTGGTTCCGAGACTGTCACCACTTTCgatggtcttttctacaacgCCTCCCTCTCCGGATGCGATCAGGTTTTGACCAAAGATTGCTCTGGCCGTTACAAGCTTGCCGTCCTCTCCCGCGTTGAAGGAAATCAGAAG ATCGTCACCGTCTTGTTGAACAAGGAAAAGATCGAGGTCTTCGCTGCTCAGCAGAAGGTTAAGGTCAACGGTATGGAAATCTCCATCTCCAGCCAGTCCTACGTCGTCAAGAACGCCGAGAACCAGATTTTGGCCGTCATCAAGAAGACCGCCGATAACTTCGTCGAAGTTGATTCTTCCGTCTCCCACATGATCCGCGTTTTGACCGACGCCAACGAAGTCGTTGTTTTGGGCTCTCCCATCCACCGCGGCCGTCTGTGCGGTCTCTGCGGATCTCAGACTGGCAACAAGGTCACCGATCTGACCGGACCCCGCCAGTGCTCCATTCCTCGTGACTTGATGGATGTCGCCTATGAGCTGAAGCACCCCGCTGGATGCAAAAGCGATATCTCTTCCAGCGATGTTGCTGAACTCCGCCGCATCCAGGAGGAATGCTTGAAGGAGAAGTCTGAGACCGTCTTCGGCATCAGCGACGTCACTCCTTTGTTGCCCAAGTTCCAGCAAAACATCTTGTCCAGCCAGACTTTCCGCCGCCCTTCTCAGTGGACTGTCTACCGTAACAAGATGGTTGTTCAGGACAACAAGCGTTGCTTCTCTACCGAATCTGTCCCCAAGTGCGCTGAGGGTACTCGCGCCCAGGAGACCGTCGAGAGGAAG TTGGGATTCCACTGCATCCCCAAGAACGTCTTGTCCGAGAAGCTGAACGAGGAGTTGTCTCGCCGTCCCCTTGATGAGCTGATGGGCAAGCAAGTTGACACTACCCGTGTCTTTAATGTTCCAACCTTGTGCATTCCTTTCTAG
- the LOC130692532 gene encoding uncharacterized protein LOC130692532, whose protein sequence is MGRLFAVFLLFAIFNLPALTAHPLDIQVGIDPNRPLALYEGPQTYRRDARGRPFKSIILTSSKLFGIGSNLLRDSSTSSSTTATTTTTTTTPPPPPRSPLNVGQRLKPFVVTSKPFGFANPASNLLRESTTTSTTTPSPFADKATPTIPFFSISCTVGSSCSQIISARQTQTAKPTFKPYTKEEIDKFKGGLGSRFPPKIGSSSVNIQSPNVSTTEKPSTEKLNSLWRIRTTLPPVPTITSSTTTIRPNPVKSKPADNWSSGWKWPAHIESAASENHKQDEIESSNQRVESGTSEWAAVKPSSQGQTGFSVHPVRTNIFSAKPYSAKEKHDYVKGSSILHRPEGNMKIPATAGSNHASWLSLLAASLSVLHNQNHSQRPHSHLQETRTPPPPLPLSEPFPMKTTSRPFKLRPDSSVAPVEQDRWHSLALTNKEEENSLIEPKKPSGVVGYSISLPEKEEDYRHHEVISSKGNKISLITGALNRNKQTQNPVKAVQNNQHKANSANLPPEVSVSSHVIGLRIKPKSLGGTAFIEHVQGTALETDGENVNLSDLIMKHDLPQRPARFLPHRQRSFVTFDEKSGWRPVRFPNA, encoded by the exons atgggaCGGCTTTTCGCGGTGTTCTTGCTGTTTGCCATTTTCAACTTACCAGCGTTGACTGCTCACCCACTAGACATACAGGTTGGCATTGATCCAAACCGACCATTGGCCTTGTATGAGGGTCCACAAACATATCGCCGCGATGCGCGTGGTCGACCTTTCAAATCTATCATCCTGACGTCTTCCAAGTTATTTGGTATTGGTAGCAACTTGCTGCGGGATAGCTCGACATCTTCTTCAACTACcgcgacaacaacaaccacaacaacgACTCCGCCACCACCTCCACGAAGTCCATTAAATGTTGGTCAACGACTTAAGCCATTCGTCGTTACATCGAAACCTTTCGGTTTCGCCAATCCCGCTAGCAACTTGTTGCGTGAAAGCACTACAACTTCTACAACGACTCCTTCGCCATTCGCTGACAAAGCCACACCAACAATTCCGTTTTTCAGCATATCGTGTACTGTGGGCAGTTCTTGCTCGCAGATTATTTCAGCCCGTCAGACCCAAACGGCAAAGCCAACTTTCAAACCTtatacaaaagaagaaatagacaAATTCAAGGGGGGTTTAGGCTCTCGCTTCCCACCCAAGATTGGATCTTCTTCCGTGAATATTCAAAGCCCAAACGTCAGCACAACTGAAAAACCATCCACTGAAAAGTTAAATAGTTTGTGGAGAATTAGAACAACATTGCCACCGGTCCCTACTATCACATCTTCCACAACAACGATTAGGCCAAATCCAGTCAAAAGTAAACCGGCCGACAATTGGAGCAGTGGATGGAAATGGCCAGCCCATATCGAAAGCGCTGCGTCTGAGAATCATAAACAAGACGAAATCGAATCAAGCAATCAACGGGTGGAATCAGGGACGTCTGAATGGGCTGCGGTTAAGCCATCCTCGCAAGGTCAGACAGGCTTCTCTGTACACCCTGTTCGAACAAACATTTTTAGCGCAAAACCATATTctgcgaaagaaaaacatgattacGTTAAAGGCAGTTCTATTCTGCATAGGCCAGAAGGAAACATGAAAATACCAGCCACAGCTGGAAGTAATCATGCAAGCTGGCTTTCGTTGCTGGCTGCGTCGCTGAGTGTTTTGCATAACCAGAATCATTCGCAACGACCACACTCACATCTGCAAGAAACCAGaactcctcctcctcctcttcctctttCAGAACCTTTTCCAATGAAGACTACTAGCAGACCGTTCAAACTACGACCGGATTCATCTGTTGCCCCAGTTGAGCAAGATAGGTGGCATTCATTAGCTTTGACCAATAAGGAAGAGGAAAATTCGTTGATTGAGCCAAAAAAGCCATCAGGAGTAGTAGGATATTCCATATCGTTGCCGGAGAAGGAGGAGGATTATCGGCATCACGAAGTCATTTCCAGCAAGGGAAACAAGATTTCACTTATCACAGGAGCACTGAATCGTAACAAGCAAACCCAAAATCCTGTGAAGGCAGTACAAAACAACCAACACAAAGCTAATAGCGCTAATCTTCCACCTGAGGTTTCG GTATCGAGTCACGTAATAGGATTGCGAATCAAACCCAAATCACTTGGAGGAACCGCTTTTATCGAACACGTACAAGGGACGGCTTTGGAAACCGACGGAGAAAATGTTAACCTGAGCGATTTAATAATGAAACATGATCTTCCCCAACGTCCAGCTCGATTTTTGCCGCACAGACAACGCAGCTTCGTTACGTTTGATGAAAAATCAGGATGGCGGCCGGTACGCTTTCCTAACGCTTAA